One region of Streptomyces capillispiralis genomic DNA includes:
- a CDS encoding SDR family oxidoreductase, giving the protein MVQAVQGAKVVVTGAGGGIGAALARRFAAHGAQVVVNDLDADRAKAVAEEIGGLAVPGDASTVVAEARDALGGTVDVYCANAGVGRDGGEPGEPLDEQGWALSWDVNVMAHVRAAHELLPDWLERGSGRFVSTVSAAGLLTMIGTAPYSVTKHGAHAFAEWLSLTYRHRGVKVHAICPQGVRTDMLDATGSAGDLVLRPTAIAPDDVADALFRGIEEDRFLILPHPEVAEYYRARATEPERWLAGMNRLQRQWEATR; this is encoded by the coding sequence ATGGTGCAAGCCGTGCAAGGTGCGAAGGTGGTCGTCACGGGAGCCGGGGGCGGGATCGGAGCGGCCCTCGCCCGCCGCTTCGCCGCCCACGGGGCGCAGGTCGTCGTCAACGACCTGGACGCCGACCGCGCGAAGGCGGTCGCCGAGGAGATCGGCGGCCTCGCCGTCCCGGGCGACGCCTCCACGGTCGTCGCCGAGGCCCGCGACGCCCTCGGCGGCACGGTCGACGTCTACTGCGCCAACGCGGGCGTCGGCCGCGACGGCGGGGAGCCCGGTGAACCGCTCGACGAACAGGGCTGGGCGCTCTCCTGGGACGTCAACGTCATGGCGCACGTCCGCGCGGCGCACGAACTGCTCCCGGACTGGCTGGAGCGCGGCAGCGGGCGCTTCGTCTCCACCGTCTCCGCCGCCGGACTGCTCACCATGATCGGCACCGCCCCCTACAGCGTCACCAAGCACGGCGCCCACGCCTTCGCCGAGTGGCTGTCGCTGACCTACCGCCACCGCGGGGTGAAGGTCCACGCGATCTGCCCGCAGGGGGTGCGCACCGACATGCTCGACGCCACCGGCAGCGCGGGCGACCTGGTCCTCAGGCCGACCGCGATCGCACCGGACGACGTGGCCGACGCCCTCTTCCGCGGCATCGAGGAGGACCGCTTCCTGATCCTGCCGCACCCCGAGGTCGCCGAGTACTACCGGGCCCGCGCCACCGAACCCGAGCGCTGGCTGGCCGGCATGAACCGCCTCCAGCGGCAGTGGGAGGCCACCCGGTGA
- a CDS encoding DUF202 domain-containing protein, which produces MSGPVGGPAARVPERDPGLQPERTRLAWRRTTLSGTVVAVLAGKTALAGGVSAAGVVACLVCCGCWLGFLRIAHRRIRWLAAATAPGAMVPRYAGAAVLCTVVMAVSGAALVLQG; this is translated from the coding sequence GTGAGCGGACCGGTGGGCGGCCCGGCGGCGCGGGTGCCGGAGCGGGATCCCGGGCTGCAGCCGGAGCGGACACGGCTGGCGTGGCGGCGCACGACGCTGTCGGGCACGGTGGTGGCCGTGCTCGCCGGGAAGACGGCTCTGGCCGGCGGGGTGTCGGCGGCCGGAGTGGTCGCGTGCCTGGTGTGCTGCGGGTGCTGGCTGGGGTTCCTGCGGATCGCCCACCGGCGGATCCGGTGGCTGGCGGCCGCGACCGCGCCGGGGGCGATGGTGCCGCGGTACGCGGGCGCGGCGGTGCTGTGCACGGTGGTGATGGCGGTGTCCGGGGCGGCCCTGGTGCTCCAGGGGTGA
- a CDS encoding phosphotransferase family protein, which yields MSPDHPPGLDLDRLRGLLERERPGLVNGPLSGRLIEGGRSNLTYAVSDGTSRWVVRRPPLGHVLATAHDMKREHRVISALHPTAVPVPRTVLLCEDEEVLGAPFYVMEFVEGTPYRTADQLVPLGPARTRDAVLNLVDTLVELHAVEPGEVGLADFGRPEGFLDRQLRRWGKQLDASRNRELAGIDELHAALGRELPGSPAPAVVHGDYRLDNVLIGEDDRINAILDWEMSTLGDPLTDLGLLVMYSMPLGMPDSPVSTTAEAPGHPSPAELVERYAERSGRDVSAVSWYTAFAWFKLAVILEGIHYRYTLGRTVGRGFDRIGDLVPVFIDHGLTTLQEG from the coding sequence ATGAGCCCCGACCACCCGCCCGGACTCGATCTCGACCGGCTGCGCGGCCTGCTCGAACGGGAGCGGCCCGGCCTGGTGAACGGCCCGCTCTCCGGCCGGCTGATCGAGGGCGGCAGGTCGAACCTCACCTACGCGGTCTCCGACGGCACCTCGCGGTGGGTCGTGCGCCGGCCCCCGCTCGGCCACGTCCTGGCCACCGCGCACGACATGAAGCGCGAGCACCGGGTGATCAGCGCGCTGCACCCGACCGCCGTTCCCGTCCCGCGCACCGTGCTGCTGTGCGAGGACGAGGAGGTGCTGGGCGCCCCGTTCTACGTCATGGAGTTCGTCGAGGGCACCCCGTACCGCACGGCGGACCAGCTCGTCCCGCTCGGCCCCGCGCGCACCCGGGACGCCGTGCTGAACCTGGTGGACACCCTGGTCGAGCTGCACGCGGTGGAGCCCGGCGAGGTGGGTCTGGCGGACTTCGGCCGGCCCGAGGGTTTCCTGGACCGGCAGTTGCGGCGCTGGGGCAAGCAGCTCGACGCCTCCCGCAACCGCGAGCTGGCCGGGATCGACGAGCTGCACGCCGCGCTCGGGCGGGAGCTGCCCGGCTCCCCCGCGCCGGCCGTGGTGCACGGCGACTACCGCCTCGACAACGTGCTGATCGGTGAGGACGACCGGATCAACGCGATCCTCGACTGGGAGATGTCCACCCTCGGCGATCCGCTGACCGACCTCGGTCTGCTGGTGATGTACAGCATGCCGCTGGGCATGCCGGACTCCCCCGTCTCCACCACCGCGGAGGCCCCCGGACACCCCTCGCCGGCCGAGCTGGTCGAGCGGTACGCCGAGCGTTCGGGGCGCGACGTCTCCGCGGTGTCCTGGTACACGGCGTTCGCCTGGTTCAAGCTCGCCGTGATCCTGGAGGGCATCCACTACCGCTACACCCTGGGCCGGACGGTCGGACGCGGCTTCGACCGCATCGGCGACCTGGTCCCCGTCTTCATCGACCACGGTCTGACGACCCTTCAGGAAGGCTGA
- a CDS encoding acyl-CoA dehydrogenase family protein yields MDFAFDARTEELRARLLAFMDTHVYPAEQVVHEQRERAASPWETVPVVEELKAEARRQGLWNLFLPDSGYGAGLTNLQYAPLAEIMGRSPQLAPTVTNCAAPDTGNMEVLAQFGDEAQRKQWLEPLLAGEIRSAFAMTEPDVASSDATNITTHIERDGDEYVITGRKWYISGAMHPDCAVFIVMGKTDPDGADIRRQQSMVLVPRDTPGVTIRRAMQVFGYEDHYHGGHAEVVFDHARVPVANLIGEEGGGFAIAQARLGPGRIHHCMRLIGMAERAIELMCRRAVSRNAFGKALAQQGVVQNWIADARVAVEQLRLLVLKTAWMMDTVGNRGAHTEIQAIKIATPRTVVGILDRAIQLYGAGGVSQDFPLAELYAGARTLMLADGPDEVHQRSLARRELKKYL; encoded by the coding sequence ATGGACTTCGCGTTCGACGCGCGCACGGAGGAGCTGCGCGCCAGGCTCCTCGCCTTCATGGACACGCACGTGTACCCCGCCGAGCAGGTCGTCCACGAGCAGCGTGAGCGGGCGGCCTCGCCGTGGGAGACCGTGCCGGTGGTGGAGGAGCTGAAGGCCGAGGCCCGCCGGCAGGGGCTGTGGAACCTGTTCCTGCCCGACTCCGGGTACGGCGCCGGGCTCACCAACCTCCAGTACGCCCCGCTCGCGGAGATCATGGGCCGTTCCCCGCAGCTGGCGCCGACGGTCACCAACTGCGCCGCGCCCGACACCGGGAACATGGAGGTGCTGGCGCAGTTCGGCGACGAGGCGCAGCGCAAGCAGTGGCTGGAGCCGCTGCTGGCCGGGGAGATCCGCTCGGCGTTCGCGATGACCGAGCCGGACGTCGCCTCCTCGGACGCCACCAACATCACCACGCACATCGAGCGGGACGGCGACGAGTACGTCATCACCGGCCGCAAGTGGTACATCTCCGGGGCGATGCACCCGGACTGCGCGGTCTTCATCGTGATGGGCAAGACCGACCCGGACGGGGCGGACATCCGCCGCCAGCAGTCCATGGTCCTCGTCCCGCGCGACACGCCCGGCGTCACGATCCGGCGCGCCATGCAGGTCTTCGGCTACGAGGACCACTACCACGGCGGTCACGCCGAGGTGGTCTTCGACCACGCGCGCGTGCCGGTGGCCAACCTGATCGGCGAGGAGGGCGGCGGCTTCGCCATCGCCCAGGCCCGGCTCGGCCCCGGCCGGATCCACCACTGCATGCGGCTGATCGGCATGGCCGAACGGGCCATCGAGCTGATGTGCCGCCGGGCGGTGTCCCGCAACGCCTTCGGCAAGGCGCTGGCGCAGCAGGGCGTGGTGCAGAACTGGATCGCCGACGCGCGCGTGGCGGTCGAGCAGCTGCGGCTGCTGGTGCTGAAGACGGCCTGGATGATGGACACCGTCGGCAACCGGGGTGCCCACACCGAGATCCAGGCCATCAAGATCGCCACTCCGCGCACGGTCGTCGGCATCCTGGACCGGGCGATCCAGCTGTACGGCGCGGGCGGGGTCAGCCAGGACTTCCCGCTGGCCGAGCTGTACGCCGGCGCCCGCACGCTGATGCTCGCCGACGGCCCGGACGAGGTGCACCAGCGGTCCCTGGCCCGGCGGGAACTCAAGAAGTACCTGTAG
- a CDS encoding class I adenylate-forming enzyme family protein: MTASRYAAKPWLSLLTDAQRAPVDPADSLVHALRRAAAETPDRTFLAYFDGRLTYREADRLSDSVAGHLAARGLERGERVAVLLQNSPLFVLALLGAWKAGAVVVPVNPMYKSGEVTHVLRDAGVAALICSDRAWEAYLRDTAAGSPVRIVLTGCELDFQTRGDARVLTFERLPQAPDADDLTTVARRGHPAPGDRDPAPDGTALISYTSGTSGTPKGATNTHRNIMYNAERQRTGLGLPEAPVYFALAPLFHITGMVCQLGACLNSAGTLVLAYRFDAGAVLDAFAEHRPHYTVGPSTAFMALAAHPGVSRDHFSSFRVISSGGAPLPPALVERFRTGFGPYLRNGYGLTECTAPCASVPPHLEAPVDEASGTLAVGVPGPDTVVRIVDDRGEEVPFGEQGEIVVRGPQVVPGYWGRPDATAETFPDGELRTGDIGFMDPEGWLYVVDRKKDMINASGFKVWPREVEDVLHTHPAVREAAVVGVPDGYRGETVKAFVSLRPGAEADPAELAAHCKERLAAYKYPRQVEVLPELPKTASGKILRRELRSPSHD; encoded by the coding sequence GTGACCGCCTCCCGCTACGCGGCCAAGCCCTGGCTGTCCCTGCTCACCGACGCCCAGCGCGCCCCCGTCGACCCCGCCGACTCCCTGGTGCACGCCCTGCGCCGCGCGGCGGCCGAGACCCCCGACCGCACCTTCCTCGCCTACTTCGACGGCCGTCTGACCTACCGGGAGGCCGACCGGCTCAGCGACTCCGTCGCCGGCCACCTCGCCGCACGCGGCCTGGAACGCGGCGAGAGGGTGGCCGTCCTGCTCCAGAACTCCCCGCTCTTCGTGCTCGCCCTGCTCGGCGCCTGGAAGGCCGGGGCGGTGGTCGTGCCCGTCAACCCGATGTACAAGTCGGGCGAGGTGACCCACGTCCTGCGGGACGCCGGCGTGGCCGCGCTGATCTGCTCCGACCGGGCCTGGGAGGCGTACCTGCGCGACACCGCGGCCGGCTCGCCGGTGCGGATCGTGCTCACCGGCTGCGAGCTGGACTTCCAGACCCGCGGCGACGCGCGCGTGCTCACCTTCGAACGGCTGCCGCAGGCGCCGGACGCCGACGACCTCACCACCGTCGCCCGGCGGGGCCACCCGGCCCCCGGGGACCGCGATCCCGCGCCCGACGGCACGGCCCTCATCAGCTACACCTCGGGCACCAGTGGCACCCCCAAGGGCGCCACCAACACGCACCGCAACATCATGTACAACGCCGAGCGGCAGCGCACCGGCCTGGGCCTGCCCGAGGCCCCGGTCTACTTCGCGCTCGCCCCGCTGTTCCACATCACCGGCATGGTGTGCCAGCTCGGCGCCTGCCTGAACAGCGCGGGCACCCTCGTCCTGGCGTACCGCTTCGACGCGGGAGCCGTGCTGGACGCCTTCGCCGAGCACCGGCCGCACTACACCGTCGGCCCGTCCACCGCCTTCATGGCGCTCGCCGCCCACCCCGGCGTGAGCCGCGACCACTTCTCCTCCTTCCGGGTGATCTCCTCCGGCGGGGCCCCGCTGCCGCCCGCCCTGGTGGAGCGGTTCCGGACCGGCTTCGGGCCGTACCTCCGCAACGGCTACGGCCTGACCGAGTGCACCGCCCCCTGCGCCTCCGTCCCGCCGCACCTCGAGGCGCCCGTGGACGAGGCCTCCGGGACGCTGGCCGTCGGCGTCCCCGGACCCGACACCGTCGTACGGATCGTCGACGACCGGGGCGAGGAGGTGCCCTTCGGCGAGCAGGGCGAGATCGTCGTGCGCGGGCCGCAGGTCGTGCCCGGGTACTGGGGACGCCCCGACGCCACCGCCGAGACCTTCCCGGACGGCGAGCTGCGCACCGGCGACATCGGCTTCATGGACCCCGAGGGCTGGCTGTACGTCGTCGACCGCAAGAAGGACATGATCAACGCGTCCGGCTTCAAGGTGTGGCCGCGCGAGGTCGAGGACGTCCTGCACACGCACCCGGCGGTCCGCGAGGCGGCCGTCGTGGGCGTGCCCGACGGCTACCGCGGGGAGACCGTCAAGGCCTTCGTCAGCCTGCGCCCCGGCGCCGAGGCGGACCCGGCCGAGCTCGCCGCGCACTGCAAGGAGAGACTGGCCGCCTACAAGTATCCGCGGCAGGTGGAGGTCCTGCCGGAGTTGCCGAAGACGGCCAGTGGGAAGATCCTCCGGCGGGAACTGCGTTCCCCGAGCCACGACTAG
- a CDS encoding exo-beta-N-acetylmuramidase NamZ family protein translates to MKLSRRALLATTTAAVAASAAPAHAASGQASREGGGRRLRTGFERLAADGYAPLDGQRVGVVTNPTGITRDVRHIVDVMHADDRVELTAVFGPEHGFRGTAQAGGSEGRYDDPATGLPVYDTYLKSGQALADIFTASGVDTVVFDIQDVGARFYTYIWTLFDCMEAARLAGKRFVVLDRPNPVTGRAALGPVLHKEFATFVGRQPVSQAHGMTVAELALLFNGEFLTAPVPLETVRMSGWKRSDFYDASGLPWVPPSPNMPTPETALVYSGTCLFEGTNLSEGRGTTRPFELLGAEGLDGRWAAEANGLGLAGVRFREAYFAPVFSKFQGKTIGGVQLHVHDREAFDPVRTGIGLLITARRSWSGFAWRADNWIDKLTGSARVRTMIDAGADTDEVVAGWQEELTGFRRMRREYLLYR, encoded by the coding sequence ATGAAGCTGTCCAGACGGGCCCTGCTCGCCACCACCACGGCCGCGGTCGCGGCCTCCGCGGCGCCCGCGCACGCCGCGTCCGGGCAGGCGTCGCGGGAGGGTGGCGGCCGGCGGCTGCGCACCGGGTTCGAACGGCTCGCCGCGGACGGCTACGCGCCGCTCGACGGGCAACGCGTGGGCGTGGTCACCAACCCGACGGGCATCACCCGGGACGTGCGGCACATCGTCGACGTCATGCACGCCGACGACCGCGTGGAGCTGACCGCCGTCTTCGGCCCGGAGCACGGCTTCCGGGGCACCGCCCAGGCGGGCGGCTCCGAGGGCCGCTACGACGACCCGGCCACCGGCCTGCCCGTCTACGACACGTACCTGAAGAGCGGTCAGGCGCTGGCCGACATCTTCACCGCGTCCGGCGTGGACACGGTCGTCTTCGACATCCAGGACGTCGGCGCGCGCTTCTACACGTACATCTGGACGCTGTTCGACTGCATGGAGGCGGCTCGGCTCGCGGGCAAGCGGTTCGTCGTGCTCGACCGGCCGAACCCGGTGACCGGGCGGGCGGCGCTGGGTCCGGTGCTGCACAAGGAGTTCGCGACCTTCGTGGGGCGGCAGCCCGTCTCGCAGGCGCACGGGATGACGGTGGCGGAGCTGGCGCTGCTGTTCAACGGCGAGTTCCTCACCGCGCCGGTGCCGCTGGAGACCGTGCGCATGTCGGGCTGGAAGCGCTCGGACTTCTACGACGCCTCCGGGCTGCCGTGGGTGCCGCCTAGCCCGAACATGCCGACGCCGGAGACGGCGCTGGTGTACTCGGGGACGTGCCTGTTCGAGGGCACCAACCTGTCCGAGGGGCGCGGGACCACCCGGCCGTTCGAGCTGCTCGGGGCGGAGGGCCTCGACGGACGCTGGGCGGCCGAGGCGAACGGGCTGGGCCTCGCGGGCGTGCGGTTCCGGGAGGCGTACTTCGCGCCGGTGTTCTCCAAATTCCAGGGGAAGACCATCGGGGGCGTCCAGTTGCACGTGCACGACCGGGAGGCGTTCGATCCGGTGCGGACGGGGATCGGGCTGCTGATCACGGCCAGGCGGTCGTGGAGCGGCTTCGCCTGGCGTGCGGACAACTGGATCGACAAGCTCACCGGCTCCGCCCGGGTGCGCACGATGATCGACGCGGGCGCGGACACGGACGAGGTGGTGGCCGGCTGGCAGGAGGAGCTGACGGGGTTCCGGCGGATGCGGCGGGAGTACCTGCTCTACCGCTGA
- a CDS encoding NADP-dependent oxidoreductase gives MKAISYARYGGPEVLELGEVDDPKVGPDSVLVKVRAAAVNPVDWKCREGYLDQALRAVFPVVPGWDVSGVVVRPGPAVPEFAPGDEVIGYVRADVLSGGTFAEYVAAPVRTLARKPRNLTFEEAAGLPLTGLTAYQVLYRILEVKRGETVLVHAAAGGVGSIAVQLAAHLGARVIGTAGAHNHDFVRGLGGEPVSHGDGLAERVRGLAPEGVDAVFDSVGGDALKVSANLLAPEGRLASITDPEVVGYGGRYWFVRPDPQDLRRLSELAEAGVVSVHVSETFPLERAADAHRLSQEGRTRGKIVVTVTTD, from the coding sequence ATGAAGGCGATCAGCTACGCACGGTACGGCGGCCCCGAGGTGCTGGAACTGGGGGAGGTCGACGATCCCAAGGTCGGTCCCGACTCGGTCCTGGTGAAGGTCCGGGCGGCGGCCGTCAACCCGGTCGACTGGAAGTGCCGCGAGGGGTACCTGGACCAGGCGCTGCGCGCCGTCTTCCCGGTCGTCCCCGGCTGGGACGTCTCGGGCGTGGTCGTCCGGCCGGGTCCGGCCGTCCCGGAGTTCGCGCCCGGTGACGAGGTCATCGGCTATGTGCGCGCGGACGTCCTGTCCGGCGGCACCTTCGCCGAGTACGTCGCCGCGCCCGTGCGCACCCTCGCGCGCAAGCCGCGCAACCTGACCTTCGAGGAGGCGGCCGGCCTCCCCCTCACGGGCCTCACCGCCTACCAGGTGCTGTACCGGATCCTCGAGGTCAAGCGGGGCGAGACCGTCCTGGTGCACGCCGCGGCGGGCGGGGTCGGCTCGATCGCCGTCCAGCTCGCCGCCCACCTCGGCGCCCGGGTCATCGGTACGGCGGGCGCGCACAACCACGACTTCGTCCGCGGCCTGGGCGGAGAGCCGGTGAGTCACGGCGACGGCCTGGCCGAGCGGGTGCGGGGGCTGGCCCCCGAGGGCGTGGACGCGGTCTTCGACTCGGTCGGCGGCGACGCGCTGAAGGTCTCCGCGAACCTCCTCGCCCCCGAGGGCCGCCTCGCGTCGATCACCGACCCCGAGGTGGTGGGCTACGGCGGCCGGTACTGGTTCGTCCGCCCCGACCCGCAGGACCTGCGACGCCTGTCCGAACTCGCGGAGGCGGGCGTGGTGAGCGTGCACGTCTCGGAGACCTTCCCCCTGGAACGGGCCGCGGACGCCCACCGCCTCAGCCAGGAGGGCCGCACCCGGGGCAAGATCGTGGTGACGGTCACGACGGACTGA
- a CDS encoding YidH family protein translates to MSDFVRNVRLWFAPEEVRREGGTPDYRFSLANERTFLAWLRTALALIGGGFAVDQFLPDLRWGWRVGLALALLAAGVLCALRAVNHWVRCERAMRRGEDLPVSRFPALLSLVVAVVAVVMVVVVLVGWEG, encoded by the coding sequence GTGAGCGACTTCGTGCGCAACGTCAGGCTGTGGTTCGCGCCCGAGGAGGTGCGACGGGAGGGCGGGACGCCCGACTACCGGTTCTCCCTGGCGAACGAACGGACGTTCCTCGCCTGGCTGCGGACCGCGCTCGCGCTGATCGGCGGCGGGTTCGCCGTGGACCAGTTCCTGCCGGACCTGCGCTGGGGCTGGCGGGTCGGGCTCGCGCTGGCGCTGCTCGCCGCGGGCGTGCTGTGCGCACTGCGCGCGGTCAACCACTGGGTGCGCTGCGAGCGGGCGATGCGGCGCGGCGAGGACCTGCCGGTGTCCCGGTTCCCCGCGCTGCTGAGCCTGGTCGTCGCGGTCGTGGCCGTGGTGATGGTCGTGGTCGTGCTCGTCGGGTGGGAGGGGTGA
- a CDS encoding LysR family transcriptional regulator, with the protein MEIRQLRHFVAVVTEGSFTAAARAELIVRSALSTSVRNLERELGADLFDRTGRRVVLTEAGRALLPQARALPAGARSARDAVAAVAGLHTGRVSIGTIQTLTCVDLPGELAAFHQEFPAVRVSVRDATVDELTEALRAGELDLAYLAPDARELPKGLTVHAVWHEELVLITAPGPARPRQEGADQGSRRGAVRGLPRGHRSGDGRTAPGRALRAAAPDHLRRHAGRLLVELVRAGIGVAFVPRPIGERAGLPCVTVRQPDPGRTMVPAGRGPRPRNPAAAALLGHLTRGRADLTDAGSSAG; encoded by the coding sequence ATGGAGATCCGTCAGCTCCGCCATTTCGTGGCGGTCGTCACCGAGGGCAGCTTCACCGCCGCCGCCCGCGCCGAACTGATCGTGCGGTCGGCGCTCAGCACCTCGGTCCGCAATCTGGAGCGGGAGCTGGGCGCCGACCTGTTCGACCGCACCGGCCGGCGGGTGGTGCTCACCGAGGCGGGGCGCGCGCTGCTGCCGCAGGCGCGGGCGCTGCCGGCCGGGGCGCGGTCGGCGCGGGACGCGGTGGCGGCGGTGGCCGGGCTGCACACCGGGCGGGTGTCCATCGGCACCATCCAGACGCTGACCTGTGTCGATCTGCCCGGTGAACTGGCCGCCTTCCACCAGGAGTTCCCCGCTGTCCGGGTCTCCGTGCGGGATGCCACGGTGGACGAGCTGACCGAGGCGCTGCGGGCGGGCGAGCTGGATCTGGCGTACCTCGCACCGGACGCGCGGGAGCTGCCAAAGGGGCTGACGGTGCACGCGGTCTGGCACGAGGAGCTGGTGCTGATCACCGCGCCGGGGCCGGCTCGCCCGCGCCAGGAGGGCGCTGATCAGGGATCTCGCCGAGGAGCCGTTCGTGGACTTCCGCGCGGGCACCGGTCTGGAGACGGCCGTACGGCGCCTGGCCGCGCACTGCGGGCTGCGGCGCCGGATCACCTGCGACGTCACGCAGGCCGGCTGCTGGTGGAGCTGGTGCGGGCCGGGATCGGGGTGGCGTTCGTGCCCCGGCCGATCGGCGAGCGGGCGGGACTGCCGTGCGTCACGGTGCGGCAGCCGGATCCGGGGCGCACGATGGTGCCGGCCGGGCGCGGCCCGCGGCCGCGCAACCCCGCGGCGGCGGCCCTGCTCGGCCACCTGACACGCGGGCGGGCGGACCTCACGGACGCGGGGTCCTCAGCCGGCTGA
- a CDS encoding NUDIX hydrolase, producing the protein MSADEIIDIVDENDRVIGRSSRGEAYARGLRHRCAFVLARDAEGRIFVHRRTPGKQVFPSLYDMFVGGVVGAGEDYDEAALREAEEELGVTGLPRPEYLFTFRYDDAAGHSWWSAVYEVRCDLPVRPQAEEVAWHGFLSEAELERRLGEWEWTPDGLVAYERFKAHRSGAAAPSSAGPGGTA; encoded by the coding sequence ATGAGTGCTGACGAGATCATCGACATCGTCGACGAGAACGACCGGGTGATCGGGCGGTCCTCCCGCGGTGAGGCCTACGCGCGGGGGCTGCGGCACCGCTGCGCCTTCGTCCTGGCCCGGGACGCCGAGGGCCGGATCTTCGTCCACCGGCGCACCCCGGGCAAGCAGGTCTTCCCGTCCCTGTACGACATGTTCGTCGGCGGGGTCGTCGGCGCGGGCGAGGACTACGACGAGGCGGCACTGCGGGAGGCCGAGGAGGAACTGGGCGTGACCGGTCTGCCGCGTCCCGAGTACCTCTTCACGTTCCGCTACGACGACGCGGCCGGCCACAGCTGGTGGTCGGCGGTGTACGAGGTCCGCTGCGACCTGCCGGTGCGGCCGCAGGCCGAGGAGGTGGCCTGGCACGGCTTCCTGTCGGAGGCGGAGCTGGAGCGGCGCCTGGGCGAGTGGGAGTGGACCCCGGACGGGCTGGTGGCGTACGAGCGGTTCAAGGCGCACCGGTCGGGGGCTGCCGCTCCGTCGTCCGCGGGGCCGGGGGGCACTGCGTGA
- a CDS encoding TetR/AcrR family transcriptional regulator, giving the protein MPRTTDGDGTPVPQRLLAAATRLFAEQGYDRTSVQEIVEAAGVTKGALYHYFGSKDDLLHEVYARVLRVQQERLDAYADADEPIEKRLRGAAADVVVTTIENLDDASIFFRSMHQLSPEKHKQVRAERRRYHERFRALIEEGQEAGVFSTATPADLVVDYHFGSVHHLSTWYRPDGPLSPQEVADHLADLLLRALRP; this is encoded by the coding sequence GTGCCCAGGACCACGGACGGGGACGGCACTCCGGTGCCGCAGCGGCTCCTGGCCGCCGCCACCCGGCTCTTCGCCGAGCAGGGCTACGACCGCACCTCGGTGCAGGAGATCGTCGAGGCGGCCGGCGTCACCAAGGGGGCGCTCTACCACTACTTCGGCTCCAAGGACGACCTGCTGCACGAGGTGTACGCGCGCGTGCTGCGCGTCCAGCAGGAGCGCCTGGACGCCTACGCGGACGCCGACGAGCCGATCGAGAAGCGGCTGCGCGGCGCGGCGGCCGACGTCGTGGTCACCACGATCGAGAACCTCGACGACGCGTCGATCTTCTTCCGCTCCATGCACCAGCTGAGCCCGGAGAAGCACAAGCAGGTGCGCGCCGAGCGCCGCCGCTACCACGAACGCTTCCGCGCGCTGATCGAGGAGGGCCAGGAGGCGGGCGTCTTCTCCACGGCGACCCCGGCCGACCTGGTGGTCGACTACCACTTCGGCTCCGTGCACCACCTGTCGACGTGGTACCGCCCCGACGGCCCGCTCAGCCCGCAGGAGGTCGCCGACCACCTGGCCGACCTCCTGCTACGAGCCCTGCGCCCGTGA